The Monodelphis domestica isolate mMonDom1 chromosome 7, mMonDom1.pri, whole genome shotgun sequence genome window below encodes:
- the BET1 gene encoding BET1 homolog isoform X1, which translates to MRRAGLGEGGPPPGHHGYSASGYSAFEEENDRLTESLRSKVTAIKSLSIEIGHEVKHQNKMLAEMVSGGSPLPHWRPAGSPMTGGGGLGPSASAGCFLLLTGLRVRFHHGLSEQNHGKAEGAVARQPGQAPGLHGPVHPLRLLCHLLAH; encoded by the exons ATGAGGCGCGCGGGCTTAG GCGAGGGGGGGCCTCCCCCCGGACACCACGGCTACTCGGCCAGCGGCTACAGCGCCTTCGAGGAGGAGAACGACCGGCTGACGGAGAGCCTGCGCTCCAAGGTCACGGCCATCAAGTCG CTCTCCATTGAAATAGGGCACGAAGTGAAGCATCAGAACAAAATGCTCGCCGAGATGGTGAGTGGcggctctcccctcccccactggcGGCCGGCCGGCTCTCCCATGACTGGGGGCGGAGGGTTAGGCCCATCGGCCAGTGCTGGGTGTTTCCTCCTTCTCACAGGACTCCGAGTTCGATTCCACCACGGGCTTTCTGAGCAAAACCATGGGAAGGCTGAAGGTGCTGTCGCGAGGCAGCCAGGCCAGGCTCCTGGCCTACATGGCCCTGTTCACCCTCTTCGTCTTCTTTGTCATTTATTGGCTCATTAA
- the BET1 gene encoding BET1 homolog isoform X2, translating to MRRAGLGEGGPPPGHHGYSASGYSAFEEENDRLTESLRSKVTAIKSLSIEIGHEVKHQNKMLAEMDSEFDSTTGFLSKTMGRLKVLSRGSQARLLAYMALFTLFVFFVIYWLIKWR from the exons ATGAGGCGCGCGGGCTTAG GCGAGGGGGGGCCTCCCCCCGGACACCACGGCTACTCGGCCAGCGGCTACAGCGCCTTCGAGGAGGAGAACGACCGGCTGACGGAGAGCCTGCGCTCCAAGGTCACGGCCATCAAGTCG CTCTCCATTGAAATAGGGCACGAAGTGAAGCATCAGAACAAAATGCTCGCCGAGATG GACTCCGAGTTCGATTCCACCACGGGCTTTCTGAGCAAAACCATGGGAAGGCTGAAGGTGCTGTCGCGAGGCAGCCAGGCCAGGCTCCTGGCCTACATGGCCCTGTTCACCCTCTTCGTCTTCTTTGTCATTTATTGGCTCATTAAATGGAGATGA
- the LOC100026719 gene encoding probable acyl-CoA dehydrogenase 6 isoform X2, producing MARCWAALTGRWLQSPGWGRSLFQGIPRGVRHCSSQASSPETCSSPHSADPLNYTKDHLALRESLRKIIEKEINPFVDKWEEERGFPAHHLFRILGQAGFLGVDKQPKYGGQGLDFSYQIAMAEELGTIRSMGVSTAILLQTSMATPALERFGSEELKQRFLVPSIAGDFVACLGVSEPGAGSDVSNIQTRAELRGGDYIINGSKMWTTSGSQADWMCLLANTGAGPPHLNKSLLCVPMNLAGIHVSKSIDKLGLNASDTVQVFFEDVRVPRKFLIGEEGRGFHYQMLQFQEERMSATAMVLTPMADIIRQTIDYARGRVLFNKPLLDHQVVHFRLAELATELELLRSLLYRAVAQHTRGLDVTELVSMGKLKAGRLCREVTDSCLQFWGGQGYTHKALVSRLFRDLRVTSIGGGADEVMLAIICKYMDTLPRTKSVK from the exons ATGGCTCGCTGCTGGGCTGCACTCACTGGGCGCTGGCTGCAGAGCCCAGGGTGGGGCCGCTCCCTTTTCCAGGGGATCCCCAGGGGTGTCCGCCACTGCTCCTCCCAAGCCTCCTCCCCAGAGACCTGCAGTAGCCCCCACAGCGCAGACCCTCTGAACTACACGAAGGATCACCTGGCCCTGAGGGAGTCCCTGCGAAAG ATTATCGAGAAGGAGATTAATCCTTTCGTGGACAAATGGGAAGAAGAACGAGGCTTCCCGGCCCATCACCTGTTCCGGATTCTGGGCCAAGCCGGCTTCCTGGGGGTGGACAAGCAGCCAA AGTACGGAGGCCAGGGCTTGGACTTCTCCTACCAGATCGCTATGGCAGAAGAATTAGGGACTATCCGAAGCATGGGTGTCTCCACAGCCATCCTCCTGCAGACCAGCATGGCCACCCCGGCCCTGGAGAG GTTTGGAAGTGAAGAGCTAAAGCAGCGATTCCTGGTGCCATCCATTGCGGGAGACTTTGTGGCCTGCCTTGGAGTCAGTGAACCTGGAGCAGGGTCTGATGTTTCAA ATATCCAGACGAGAGCCGAGCTCCGAGGGGGCGATTACATCATCAACGGAAGCAAGATGTGGACTACTTCGGGGAGCCAGGCGGACTGGATGTGTCTGCTGGCCAACACGGGCGCGGGCCCGCCCCACCTCAACAAGTCCCTGCTTTGCGTGCCCATGAACCTGGCCG GGATTCACGTCTCCAAAAGCATCGACAAGCTGGGCTTGAACGCCTCGGACACGGTTCAGGTCTTTTTTGAAGACGTCCGCGTGCCCAGGAAGTTCCTCATTGGGGAGGAAGGCCGGGGCTTCCACTATCAGATGCTACAGTTCCAAGAGGAGCGGATGTCGGCCACCGCAATGG TGCTGACCCCGATGGCCGACATCATCCGCCAGACCATCGACTATGCCCGGGGTCGTGTCCTCTTCAACAAGCCCCTGCTGGACCACCAGGTCGTGCACTTCCGCCTGGCAGAGCTGGCCACCGAGCTGGAGTTGCTTCGCTCCCTCCTCTACCGGGCTGTAG CCCAGCACACGCGAGGCCTCGACGTGACCGAGCTGGTGTCGATGGGCAAGTTAAAGGCTGGCCGTCTCTGCCGCGAGGTGACTGACAGCTGTCTGCAGTTCTGGGGGGGCCAGGGCTACACCCACAAAGCCCTGGTCAGCAGGCTATTCAG AGACCTGAGAGTAACATCCATTGGAGGAGGTGCCGATGAAGTCATGCTCGCCATCATATGCAAGTACATGGACACACTTCCAAGGACCAAATCGGTGAAATGA
- the LOC100026719 gene encoding probable acyl-CoA dehydrogenase 6 isoform X1 yields MARCWAALTGRWLQSPGWGRSLFQGIPRGVRHCSSQASSPETCSSPHSADPLNYTKDHLALRESLRKIIEKEINPFVDKWEEERGFPAHHLFRILGQAGFLGVDKQPKYGGQGLDFSYQIAMAEELGTIRSMGVSTAILLQTSMATPALERFGSEELKQRFLVPSIAGDFVACLGVSEPGAGSDVSNIQTRAELRGGDYIINGSKMWTTSGSQADWMCLLANTGAGPPHLNKSLLCVPMNLAGIHVSKSIDKLGLNASDTVQVFFEDVRVPRKFLIGEEGRGFHYQMLQFQEERMSATAMGPVVTVQKGRVVVCPLVLTPMADIIRQTIDYARGRVLFNKPLLDHQVVHFRLAELATELELLRSLLYRAVAQHTRGLDVTELVSMGKLKAGRLCREVTDSCLQFWGGQGYTHKALVSRLFRDLRVTSIGGGADEVMLAIICKYMDTLPRTKSVK; encoded by the exons ATGGCTCGCTGCTGGGCTGCACTCACTGGGCGCTGGCTGCAGAGCCCAGGGTGGGGCCGCTCCCTTTTCCAGGGGATCCCCAGGGGTGTCCGCCACTGCTCCTCCCAAGCCTCCTCCCCAGAGACCTGCAGTAGCCCCCACAGCGCAGACCCTCTGAACTACACGAAGGATCACCTGGCCCTGAGGGAGTCCCTGCGAAAG ATTATCGAGAAGGAGATTAATCCTTTCGTGGACAAATGGGAAGAAGAACGAGGCTTCCCGGCCCATCACCTGTTCCGGATTCTGGGCCAAGCCGGCTTCCTGGGGGTGGACAAGCAGCCAA AGTACGGAGGCCAGGGCTTGGACTTCTCCTACCAGATCGCTATGGCAGAAGAATTAGGGACTATCCGAAGCATGGGTGTCTCCACAGCCATCCTCCTGCAGACCAGCATGGCCACCCCGGCCCTGGAGAG GTTTGGAAGTGAAGAGCTAAAGCAGCGATTCCTGGTGCCATCCATTGCGGGAGACTTTGTGGCCTGCCTTGGAGTCAGTGAACCTGGAGCAGGGTCTGATGTTTCAA ATATCCAGACGAGAGCCGAGCTCCGAGGGGGCGATTACATCATCAACGGAAGCAAGATGTGGACTACTTCGGGGAGCCAGGCGGACTGGATGTGTCTGCTGGCCAACACGGGCGCGGGCCCGCCCCACCTCAACAAGTCCCTGCTTTGCGTGCCCATGAACCTGGCCG GGATTCACGTCTCCAAAAGCATCGACAAGCTGGGCTTGAACGCCTCGGACACGGTTCAGGTCTTTTTTGAAGACGTCCGCGTGCCCAGGAAGTTCCTCATTGGGGAGGAAGGCCGGGGCTTCCACTATCAGATGCTACAGTTCCAAGAGGAGCGGATGTCGGCCACCGCAATGG GGCCAGTGGTCACTGTCCAGAAGGGCCGTGTTGTTGTGTGTCCCCTAGTGCTGACCCCGATGGCCGACATCATCCGCCAGACCATCGACTATGCCCGGGGTCGTGTCCTCTTCAACAAGCCCCTGCTGGACCACCAGGTCGTGCACTTCCGCCTGGCAGAGCTGGCCACCGAGCTGGAGTTGCTTCGCTCCCTCCTCTACCGGGCTGTAG CCCAGCACACGCGAGGCCTCGACGTGACCGAGCTGGTGTCGATGGGCAAGTTAAAGGCTGGCCGTCTCTGCCGCGAGGTGACTGACAGCTGTCTGCAGTTCTGGGGGGGCCAGGGCTACACCCACAAAGCCCTGGTCAGCAGGCTATTCAG AGACCTGAGAGTAACATCCATTGGAGGAGGTGCCGATGAAGTCATGCTCGCCATCATATGCAAGTACATGGACACACTTCCAAGGACCAAATCGGTGAAATGA
- the GNG11 gene encoding guanine nucleotide-binding protein G(I)/G(S)/G(O) subunit gamma-11, with translation MPAVHVEDLSEKDKLRMEVAQLRKEVKLQRQQVSKCSEEIKQYIEAHCGEDPLVKGIPEDKNPYKEKAGCTIS, from the exons ATGCCGGCGGTCCACGTGGAAGACCTGTCGGAGAAGGACAAGCTGAGGATGGAGGTGGCGCAGCTGCGGAAGGAGGTGAAGCTGCAGAGGCAGCAG GTTTCGAAGTGTTCCGAGGAGATCAAGCAGTACATCGAGGCACACTGTGGCGAAGACCCGCTGGTGAAGGGCATCCCGGAGGATAAAAATCCCTACAAGGAGAAGGCAGGCTGCACAATCTCCTGA